The DNA window TGCTGGACTCAGCCCTTGTCGTGGAGAGCAGGGGATTAGGAGGAGTTGACGCTGATCCATGGCTAGTTACTGGTGATAGGAAGCTCGCTTCATTGGTGCGTGCTATTCACCATGTGGGTCGGGATAGGAGCGAAGCCGGAAAGAGGCTAGAGAGGGATATTCTCGCCCATCACGGCGATTACTGGACAAAAACTGAAATCGAAATTGCGGTCCAACAGCCGCGAATGAGCGGAAAGCTGGATTTAGATTGCCTCAAACGGCAGGCCTTAGCTATCAGGGCGCTCGCTGAAAGAAACACTAGAATTTCGCTCGACTTGCTTGACTCCGCGGTACCGGGTACTCGACGTTCCTTGTGATCCTAACGGTGCAGTCTCAATGGAAAGGCTGTTTCGCAGGTGGGCCTGTTAGAGGAAATGCCGCTGGGGCGACTTTCAAATTACTGACCTATGCAGACCACCTCTGTCGACGACGAGGTGGTTTGGCAGCCAACCGCAAAGCAAGCCGAATTCCTGGCATGCGACGACTTCGAGGTCCTGTATGGTGGCGCGGCTGGAGGTGGCAAGTCCGATGCACTTCTGATTGATGCGTGGGCGCTGGCGCATAACGGTCCCCAACACCCGCAGCACCGCGCGATCTTGTTCCGGCGTAGTTTCCCGGAACTGAAAGACCTGATCGACCGATCGCACGAACTGTATCCAGCGTTTATCGAAGGCGCGGTTTACGACAAGAACGAGCATCGCTGGCGCACGCCCTGGGGTGCGATGGTTGAGTTCGGCTACCTCAATCACGACAACGACCGCTTTAAGTACCGTGGCCGCGCCTGGAATGTCATTGGCTTTGACGAGCTGACGCTCTGGGCTACGCCGGTCTGCTACCTCTACCTGCTGTCGCGCAACCGCACCACGGCGCGCGATCTGCCGCGCTATATGCGCGCCACCACCAACCCCGATGGCGTCGGCCAGCGCTGGGTGATGGAACGATTCGCCATCGAGGAAGCTGGTGGCCCTGCGCGGCTGTCGGTGGAGATGGATTTCGAGGAAGAGGACGGCGCGGGTGGCTACCGCGAGGTAAAGCGAGCATTCCACCGAACCTTTATCCCCGCCAAGCTCGCCGACAACCGTCATCTTCGTGGTACCGGATATCGCGAGACTTTGATGATGCTCCCCCCGGAGGAGCGCGACGCGCTTCTGAGGGGACTCTGGCGCGGCAATCGCGTCGAGGGCGCGTTCTACTTCCGCGAGCTGCAGGCGATGCGTGCCCAGCATCGCGTCGGCAAGGTGCTGCATGTGCCCGGCGTGCCGGTCAACACGTTCTGGGATCTTGGCTACAGCGACTTCAATTCCATCTGGTTCCATCAGCAGATCGGGCTGACGCATCGCTTCATCCGCAGCTACCAGAACAGCGGCTACGGAGTCGATCACTACGTGACGTTGCTGCAAGAACTTCAGCAGCAGCACGGCTACCACTACGGCACGCACTACCTGCCTCACGACGGCGCGCATCACTCCGGTCAGACCGGAAAGACGATGTATCAGCTCCTCAACGAGTCCATGCCAGGGCACAACTTCCAGATCGTGCCGCGCGTCCACGCCCTAATCGTGGGTATTCAACAGACGCGCGCTGCCATGGCGTCTTGCTGGATTGACGACACGGAGTGCGCGGACGGACTGGCTTCGCTGGCCGCATACCGCAAGCGCTACAACAAGATCATCAGCGCATTCGCGGACGAACCCATTCACGACAGCCACTCCAACTACGCCGATGCCTTCCGCCAGTTCGCGCAGGGCTACGACGGCGCGCGGATGGTTATCACGAGTTCGTCGGCCGAATGGAAGCGTAAGTTGGCCTTGGCCCAGCGGGCCGCGCGCCGCAACCACATGACTGCCTGATCCGATTCGATGACCGACACGACCCGCCATCGCGACGTAGCGCGCGAGGTGTTCTGGCGTCTGGAGGAACTGCGCACACGCGGTCACGAGACCTACATGCTCCACGCGCGCCGCCTGGAGGACTACTACCTTGGTGGTGGGCGACAGTGGCGAGCGCAGGATCGCCGCGCCGTCGAGGAAGAAGGCCGACCGGCGCACGAGGTAAACGTCTGCTTGCAGGCCATCAATGCGGCTGCCGGCTATCAGATTCAAAACCGCGTGGACATGGCCTATCTGCCGAAGGGTGGTCGGGCCGACGAAGCACAGGCCAAGGTGCTCTCCAAGGTCATCAAGCACGCCTTGGAGAACACCGAGTATCGGTACGCCGAGACCGACGCCTTCATGGACGGAATCATCCAGCAGCGCGGATACCTCGATATCCGCATGGACTACTCGGATAACGAGGAGGGTGAGCCGCGCATCATTACCCTCGATCCGCTAGACGTGCTACCGGACGCCGACGCCAAGGGCTACGACCCGGATAGCTGGGCCGATTGCACGACCACTCGTTGGCTGACGGCCTTTGAGATCGAGCAGCACTACGGCCGCGCCGCGGCTCAGGAAATCGTGGGGTCGTCGCGCAACTACTGTGACACCGATAACTGGTGGACCGATGTGGGTGTGCGCCGGGAGGGATTCGCTTCGATGCCCCCCAGCTACGCGATGAGTGTGGGCTACTACGGCACGGAAGGTCCGTGGCGTCGCTACCGCATCGTGGATCGACAGGCGAACGAGTATCAGCCGACCTTGGTCGCGCGATGGCCTACGGGTGACCTGCGCATTGTGGAGGGGCTTCCGAGCGAGCATTTGGGCTGGCTGATCGACCAGGGCGTATATGTGACGCGTCGACGCATGCGCCGGGTTCGATGGCAGGTCTGCGCACCGGAGGTCTGCCTGTACGACCAGCTCAGTCCTTACGAGCACATCACGGTCGTTCCTTACTACCCCTACTTCCGGCGCGGTCGCACCATCGGGATGCTGGACAACGCCGTCAACGTCCAAGACATCCTCAATAAGTTCATCAGCCAGTACGCCCATATCGTTAATGCGAGCGCCAACGGCGGCTGGCAGGGCGAAGCCAACGCCCTGGCCAACATGACAGATGAACAGTTTGCCGAGGACGGGGCGCAAACCGGCTTGGTGCTCCTGCGCAAGCCCAATACCCAACCGTTCCAGAAGATCGAGCCGAACCAGCCCCCGACCGGCATCGAGAAAATGATCGAGTTCGCCGCCGGCCACATGCAGGCGGTCACGGCGATCAACGAGAGCTTGAACGGCCAGGGTGGAGCGGACATGAGCGGCGTCGCGATCCAGGCGCGGCAGCACGCGGCGCAGCAAGCGCTGGGCGTCACGCTCGATAACCTGGGTCGCACGCGCAAGCTGGTATCAACCCGAATGCGCAAGCTGGTGCAGCGCTTCATGGGCGGCCCTCGCATCATCCGAATCAGCGAGCCCGACCCGTATGGCGTGGATCGACGCGTTCCGCTTCTGCTGAACATGCCGCAGGAAGACGGCACGATCCTGAACGACCTGACGCTAGGCGAGTACGACGTTACCGTCACCGAGCAACCGTACACCGTCACGTTCGACAACAGCCAATTCGAGCAACTGCGCACGATGGTCAAGGAGATGGGGGTTCCAATTCCCCATCATTTGATCGTGAAGGCGTCGACGTTGGCGAACAAGTCGGAAATTGCGGACGCACTGCGCGAGGCCGAAGGCAAGGCCGATCCGGTGGCCGAGGCAGAAGCGGCGCTCAAGCAAGCGCAGGCGCGGCTGGCGCACAACCAGGCTGTCAGCGAGGCCGTCGAAACCCAGTTCAGCGCGCTGCGTACGGCCGAGATCATTACGACCATCCCCCAAACAGCGGCCATTGCCGACGCGCTGCTGCGATCGGCCGGCTTCGAAGACCAAGACGCCGCGCCCATCGTGCCGAGCGCACTGGCAGGTGGTGAGTCTGGAAGCATCGACCACGCCGAGAACACGTATCCCCTGACGCCCGACAACCCCAATAGGGGATTGACGGCCGGAATGACTGCAACTCCCTAACCTGAAGTCCGACACCTATGCCCGATATCGATCCGACTGACTTGAATCCCCACCGCATCACCGAGGAGCAGCGTGCGGCCTTACATGCCGCTGATCCCGATGCCTTTGATGATGACCTCATCGAGGAATCTGGCGAGGTAACGGTGAGCGAATCGCCGTCCCAGCCCTACGAACCGGTCAGCGTGCCGGAGACCGAGACGGCCCCGCCCGCGCGCGGCTCGGTCCCGATGATTCCGAAACCGCGCCTGGATGAGGTACTCAACCGCGTCTCGGAGCTAGAGCGACAACTGCGCGACCGCGATGCGCGTGACGCCGCGGTGGGCGTTGCCACGCAGGATCGGGACTTCGCTGCGGAGCGCGGTCAGGTCAAGGCGCAGTGGGATGCCGAGATTGCCACGCTGAAGAAGCAATGGGACGATGGCGATCTTGATGCGGACGAATACCATGATCAGCGTGACGCCCTCACCAACAAGTACAGCGAGCGGGGGCACGCGCTAACCGTCGAAGAAGCACGGCACGTCGCAAAGGCCGAACGTGTAGCCGCGAGTCAGCAAGCCGCGCAAGAGGCGGCACAGACGAGTTGGAACCAAAAGATCGCCGAGTGGGTTGCTGCGAACGACGCGTTCATGGCCAATCCGATCCGAAAGAAAGCAGTGGCCGATCTTCTGGCCGAGTTGGATACGCAGGGCGACGGCTCGCTCGACGACGATGCGCTCATCGCGCTGATGCAGGAGCAAGCCTTCGACGCATTCGGGTGGACCGCGCCGGCAGCACGCGCGCCAGTTCCGGCCGTCGACCCACGAACCGTTGCGATACAGGCACGTCATGCGGCTGCGGCGCGCGCGGCGGCAGCGGCATCCGCGGCCCCGCCCCACGTGGCGGGCGGCGCGGGCACGGGAAGCCGTGACCTGATCATCGATCTTGAACAGATCAAGCCGGGAGACTTCAAGAAGATCCCGGAAAGCACCCAGAGAGCTTTACTCGGGGAGGATTTGCCGTAGGAAACTGAGGTGGTGATCGTGTTTTGGCCTGGCCGTTACATGGTTTTGAGCCGCTGGTGGCCTCCTGCAGCCCCGACTTCCGTTTTGGCCAATTTTCTCGTTCAGGTGGGACCCCATCTAACGCTGTGAGACCCGGACTTGAAATAATCGTCGTGCGCGTGATTCCATGCCGACAGTAGCAAAAGGAGGCGCGCATGGGTTTTCTGTCGGATACGGAACTGGACGGGCTCTCGATAGTCCGAATGAATTTTCAAGTGGTTGGCGAGGGGGCGTTTACTCCGAGGCCGGCAATGCCGAGTGTCGAGCAAGCGGATTTTTTCCTCGGCAGGGTGCGCGACATTGACATCTCTGCGGCGTTTTCGTTTGAGCCAACGTCGGAAACGATGGAGATCATACGAGCGATCGCAGCCGGTGATCAAAGATTTGCTAACGGTGCGGTTGCACTGGCTCGTGATTTTGATCGCCAGCATGTGGGCCAGAGTAAAGCGGGGGCATTCTTCGCGTTTGAATTGTCTGCGAACGATCCTGCGGTAAAGCTCTATGCCTTGCTCAAGTATGACTATAGCGAAGTGCTCACTCTTCGCCAGAGCAGTGCGAGAGGGCAGTTGCGTAAGATAGTTCAAGCATTTGTAAAAGATAAGCGTGCGCTGCAAAAATCGGCGCTGATACGTGTCGTAAATGGAAACGTTGAGGCAGAAATATCGGCGACCGACCGCGGGGCTCGTTCGCCGAGCATTACGGATTTTTTCACGCGCTTTTTGCAGGTTAAACGAGAGCGTGATGACGTTGAGTTGAACAAGGCCGCAAGCGACGCATTGCTGGAGATCCTGAACACTGTGCCAGTAGCTCATTGGCCCAGCGGGCGGGCGACGGCGCTATCAACGATGCGAGAAGCATTGCGGACGTCTCGTGAGATTAGTGATGACGTGGTTATCAATGCTGTTTGGGTGGCAGCAGGTCGGCCTAATGACGAAGAGCTAACTGATGCGCTGCGCAAACGAGCGGTTGCAGCGCTGAAAAAGAAAAAAATTTCGGGCTTGAGCTTCCAAACGAACAGCACCGTTTTTAAGGTGGCTTCTAAGCGAAAGATCAGAACTGTGGAAAACGTTCGGAT is part of the Lysobacter firmicutimachus genome and encodes:
- a CDS encoding terminase large subunit domain-containing protein; the protein is MQTTSVDDEVVWQPTAKQAEFLACDDFEVLYGGAAGGGKSDALLIDAWALAHNGPQHPQHRAILFRRSFPELKDLIDRSHELYPAFIEGAVYDKNEHRWRTPWGAMVEFGYLNHDNDRFKYRGRAWNVIGFDELTLWATPVCYLYLLSRNRTTARDLPRYMRATTNPDGVGQRWVMERFAIEEAGGPARLSVEMDFEEEDGAGGYREVKRAFHRTFIPAKLADNRHLRGTGYRETLMMLPPEERDALLRGLWRGNRVEGAFYFRELQAMRAQHRVGKVLHVPGVPVNTFWDLGYSDFNSIWFHQQIGLTHRFIRSYQNSGYGVDHYVTLLQELQQQHGYHYGTHYLPHDGAHHSGQTGKTMYQLLNESMPGHNFQIVPRVHALIVGIQQTRAAMASCWIDDTECADGLASLAAYRKRYNKIISAFADEPIHDSHSNYADAFRQFAQGYDGARMVITSSSAEWKRKLALAQRAARRNHMTA
- a CDS encoding nucleoid-associated protein encodes the protein MGFLSDTELDGLSIVRMNFQVVGEGAFTPRPAMPSVEQADFFLGRVRDIDISAAFSFEPTSETMEIIRAIAAGDQRFANGAVALARDFDRQHVGQSKAGAFFAFELSANDPAVKLYALLKYDYSEVLTLRQSSARGQLRKIVQAFVKDKRALQKSALIRVVNGNVEAEISATDRGARSPSITDFFTRFLQVKRERDDVELNKAASDALLEILNTVPVAHWPSGRATALSTMREALRTSREISDDVVINAVWVAAGRPNDEELTDALRKRAVAALKKKKISGLSFQTNSTVFKVASKRKIRTVENVRIEFPDSLSGVVVDTAKEADGSAVITIRTQQIASDEVVTETIGNVRQLT